The following nucleotide sequence is from Paenibacillus odorifer.
GGTGCTGCTGGTTATGTTTTTTGCTTTTTGGAAGACTTGTCTTCTTGCTGTACAATAGAGGCGTGGAAGAAGATGAAGCGGAGGAACATTTATGATACGTACACTTGTTGTCACACATAAAGGTGAGGTGCTGACAGAGATCCCTCTGCAAAATATCCGGCTGGAGGATTATGCTTGGATATGGGCAGATTTTGCTACGCCTACGCCAGAAGAGACGCTTTTGCTGGATCAATATTTTCATTTTCACCCCTTGGCGATAGAGGACTGTATGCATGTGTTGCAGCGGCCGAAGCTGGATCATTATGAGAATGTGCAGTTTTTTGTTCTGCATGCGTTAAATGAGCGGACGTTGGATGCTGAGGAGGTTGACCTATTTTTAAGCGCGAACTTTCTTGTCTCCTATCACCATCAGGAAAAAGCAGAGATGAATGAAGCGTGGGAACAAGTGAAAAGCGAAATACATAGTCGAAAAGGCTGGTCGGGTGGGCCGATGGCAGCTGCCTATACGGTGATGGACAAGCTGGTGGACAAGTATTTTCCATGTCTCTACAGTTTAGAGGACGAGCTTGCGGATCTAGAAAGTAGCGGCAGCAGTGAGTCGGTGGAGGAATTGATGAGCCAGGTGTTTGGCGTGCGCGGAAGACTCCTCAAAATGCGGCGGACGATTGTGCCAATGCGCGATTTGATGTACCGGATCGTGAATTCACAGCATGTCCAGAGCAACGGCGAGGAACGGATTTATTTTGGCGACATTTATGACCATCTGCTAAAGCTCTCGGATATGATTGAGGCTGATCGAGAAATGACCGCGGATTTGCGTGACAGCTACATTTCACTCAATTCCAACCGGATGAATTCGATTATGAAAACACTAACGGTAATCACGACCGTATTCATGCCGCTGACGCTTATCGCCGGGATCTACGGGATGAATTTTGTGAAGATGCCTGAACTAGAGTGGGAATATGGTTATTTTGGTGTGCTGCTGTTTATGCTGGTGG
It contains:
- the corA gene encoding magnesium/cobalt transporter CorA yields the protein MIRTLVVTHKGEVLTEIPLQNIRLEDYAWIWADFATPTPEETLLLDQYFHFHPLAIEDCMHVLQRPKLDHYENVQFFVLHALNERTLDAEEVDLFLSANFLVSYHHQEKAEMNEAWEQVKSEIHSRKGWSGGPMAAAYTVMDKLVDKYFPCLYSLEDELADLESSGSSESVEELMSQVFGVRGRLLKMRRTIVPMRDLMYRIVNSQHVQSNGEERIYFGDIYDHLLKLSDMIEADREMTADLRDSYISLNSNRMNSIMKTLTVITTVFMPLTLIAGIYGMNFVKMPELEWEYGYFGVLLFMLVVGFGMFRWFRRSGWFK